A part of Arthrobacter dokdonellae genomic DNA contains:
- a CDS encoding S41 family peptidase: protein MTSSSYLRYPHLHKDLITFTAQDDVWVAPVAGGRAWRVSAEQSPPRNPRFTPDGTSLVWTVTRGEAPEVVAAPVDGGAATQLTYWGHAGTKVKGFTADGRVVATSAWEQADSRLTWAYAVDLDTGRRERLNYGPVDSVVFGPVVGDERPVVVSSVLSREPAAWKRYRGGTAGKLWIDVDGSGEFSRLVPKLDGNLCDPMWVSGRIAFLSDHEGHGNLYSVLPDGTGLRRHTDFEGFYVRHASSDGARIVFESAGNLFSLDNLDSEAVQLDISLGAVNGARTPHLLQAGKHLNEVVPTADGRASVVEAHGTVHLLTHRGGPARVIAAEPGARSRLGRPLGAGHVMYVADNGGEEALYIRALGDSSPQPAAAPAAGAAIAGPGTAAPAPQSAASEDSNAESVDLPKPVSAHAVNAETFKADVPAAPAAPAGQAVPAGQAGTPSESPKDPAATAGEDAAVGAAAGQPASAAAAGQDELRRIDYPSRTRAAQAAASPDGSRIALGTEFGEVLLVDVAAGTTELIAQTSAGSVGELAFSPDSAWLLWNEPLDTGENRSKLRLAGVAPKDGQERIVDLTDGRFLDFSADFTRDGKYVAFLSRRSFDPVYDTHSFDLSFPASTKPFLLALAADTPSPFGPDVDGRPQTGTPGSSARQADATEPGAPGSWPGGGVGAGSAADVRTTVDTAGLAARIIAVPAGQDRYVALKPVDGGLLWQVDRSGGTTGEGLANTSDKPAAAALDRLDLATRKVTRVVEELDSFRVSADGRWIAAVHGEKVTVLSSAAKADDDDADVTEVDLDRIVLRLDPIQVWGQAFDEAWRLQRDFFYTPDMAGTDWDAVHARYRPIVDRLGSHDDLVDLLWELHGELGTSHAYVTPVPDVEEGAGAQGLLGAVFEPTADGWTIASIIGGESSDPGAFSPLEAPGVAARPGEILEAVNGVPVPQAGPGELLAGTAGKIVELTVRSTGGTKGAGEGPARRRVAVVPLKSEERLRYQQWVADNRAMVRKASNGTFGYLHVPDMMPRGWAQLHRDLDTETAADALVVDVRRNRGGHTSPLVAEAISKRMDAWAISRGHGPEIYPAQSPRGPVVVLTDEFAGSDGDIITAVAKLRGIGPVIGMRTWGGVVGIDGKFSLADGTGVTQPRYAFWFREGQGFHVENYGVDPDIEVPFAPHDHLAGNDPQLEAAIGVLLEMQREIPTVRPPELAGYRNLATAPLPPRP from the coding sequence ATGACCTCCTCCAGTTACCTTCGCTACCCGCACCTGCACAAGGACCTGATCACCTTCACAGCCCAGGACGATGTCTGGGTTGCCCCCGTGGCGGGTGGCCGGGCCTGGCGGGTCTCGGCAGAACAGTCCCCTCCGCGCAACCCGCGGTTCACCCCGGACGGGACGAGCCTGGTGTGGACCGTCACCCGCGGGGAGGCGCCGGAGGTGGTGGCCGCGCCCGTGGACGGAGGTGCGGCGACCCAGCTGACTTACTGGGGGCATGCGGGAACCAAGGTGAAAGGGTTCACCGCGGATGGCAGGGTGGTGGCGACCAGCGCGTGGGAACAGGCGGACTCCCGCCTGACGTGGGCCTACGCCGTCGACCTTGATACCGGGCGCCGCGAACGCCTTAACTACGGGCCCGTGGACAGCGTGGTTTTTGGCCCCGTCGTGGGCGACGAACGCCCGGTGGTGGTGTCCTCCGTGCTCTCGCGCGAGCCCGCCGCATGGAAACGCTACCGCGGCGGGACCGCCGGAAAGCTGTGGATCGACGTGGACGGTTCCGGCGAATTCTCCCGCCTGGTCCCGAAACTGGACGGGAACTTGTGCGACCCCATGTGGGTGTCGGGGCGCATTGCCTTCCTCTCCGACCATGAGGGCCACGGCAACCTTTACTCGGTTCTCCCGGACGGTACCGGGCTGCGCCGGCACACGGACTTTGAGGGGTTTTACGTCCGACACGCCAGCAGCGACGGCGCCCGCATTGTCTTTGAATCCGCCGGCAACCTGTTTTCGCTTGACAACCTGGACAGCGAGGCCGTGCAGCTGGACATCAGCCTTGGGGCCGTCAACGGCGCCCGCACGCCGCACCTCCTTCAGGCCGGCAAGCACCTCAACGAAGTGGTGCCCACGGCCGACGGCCGGGCCAGCGTGGTCGAGGCACACGGCACGGTGCATCTGCTGACCCACCGCGGCGGACCCGCCCGCGTCATCGCCGCCGAACCCGGAGCGCGGTCGCGCCTGGGCAGGCCGCTCGGTGCGGGCCACGTCATGTATGTGGCGGACAACGGCGGAGAGGAAGCCCTTTACATCAGGGCGTTGGGCGATTCTTCGCCGCAGCCGGCCGCCGCACCGGCGGCAGGCGCGGCGATCGCAGGCCCAGGGACTGCGGCCCCCGCACCGCAGTCGGCCGCCAGCGAGGACAGCAACGCCGAATCGGTGGACTTGCCCAAGCCCGTCTCGGCCCATGCGGTCAACGCGGAGACCTTTAAAGCCGACGTCCCCGCCGCCCCCGCCGCCCCCGCCGGGCAGGCCGTCCCCGCCGGGCAGGCCGGCACGCCCTCGGAGTCCCCGAAGGATCCGGCAGCCACCGCCGGAGAGGACGCCGCAGTCGGCGCGGCTGCCGGGCAGCCCGCTTCCGCCGCGGCAGCCGGACAGGACGAACTGCGGCGCATCGATTACCCGTCCCGGACCCGGGCGGCCCAGGCTGCCGCCAGCCCGGACGGGAGCCGGATCGCCCTTGGCACCGAGTTTGGTGAGGTGCTGCTCGTGGACGTGGCGGCGGGAACCACCGAGCTGATCGCCCAAACGTCCGCCGGGTCGGTGGGGGAGCTGGCCTTCAGCCCCGATTCCGCCTGGCTGCTGTGGAATGAGCCACTGGACACGGGGGAGAACCGTTCCAAGCTCCGCCTCGCGGGGGTGGCGCCGAAGGACGGACAGGAGCGGATCGTCGACCTCACCGACGGCCGCTTCCTGGATTTCAGCGCAGACTTCACCCGCGACGGAAAATATGTTGCCTTTCTGTCGCGGCGCAGCTTTGACCCTGTCTACGACACGCACTCCTTTGACCTGAGCTTCCCGGCGTCCACGAAGCCCTTCCTGCTGGCACTGGCCGCAGACACGCCTTCGCCGTTCGGCCCCGACGTGGACGGCAGGCCGCAAACCGGTACCCCAGGGTCCAGCGCCCGGCAGGCCGATGCCACGGAGCCCGGCGCCCCGGGGTCGTGGCCCGGCGGAGGGGTCGGCGCCGGGAGTGCCGCGGACGTGCGCACCACCGTGGACACGGCAGGCCTCGCGGCCAGGATTATTGCCGTGCCCGCCGGGCAGGACCGCTATGTGGCGTTGAAGCCCGTCGACGGCGGCCTCCTGTGGCAGGTTGACAGGAGCGGCGGCACCACGGGCGAGGGCCTGGCGAACACGTCCGACAAGCCGGCCGCAGCAGCCCTGGACCGTCTGGACCTGGCCACCAGGAAGGTCACCCGGGTGGTGGAGGAGCTGGACAGCTTCCGCGTCAGCGCCGACGGCCGGTGGATCGCGGCGGTCCATGGTGAAAAGGTCACCGTGCTGTCCTCCGCGGCCAAGGCGGACGACGACGACGCGGACGTCACCGAAGTGGACCTGGACCGGATCGTGCTCCGGCTGGACCCCATCCAGGTGTGGGGACAGGCCTTTGATGAAGCCTGGCGGCTGCAGCGCGACTTCTTCTACACGCCGGACATGGCCGGGACCGACTGGGACGCCGTCCATGCCCGGTACCGCCCCATCGTGGACCGGCTCGGCAGCCACGACGACCTCGTGGACCTGCTGTGGGAGCTGCACGGCGAATTGGGCACCTCCCACGCGTATGTGACGCCCGTGCCCGACGTCGAGGAAGGAGCCGGCGCGCAGGGCCTCCTGGGGGCCGTGTTTGAGCCTACGGCTGACGGCTGGACCATCGCCTCCATCATCGGGGGAGAGTCCTCCGACCCCGGGGCGTTCTCGCCCCTGGAGGCGCCTGGCGTCGCTGCCCGCCCCGGCGAAATCCTTGAGGCGGTCAACGGCGTGCCCGTGCCGCAGGCCGGGCCGGGCGAGCTGCTGGCCGGCACCGCCGGAAAGATCGTCGAGCTCACTGTACGCAGCACGGGCGGAACGAAGGGAGCAGGTGAGGGACCCGCCCGGCGCAGGGTCGCCGTCGTGCCCCTGAAAAGCGAGGAACGGCTGCGCTACCAGCAGTGGGTCGCCGACAACCGCGCCATGGTGCGCAAGGCCTCCAACGGCACTTTCGGCTACCTCCACGTGCCGGACATGATGCCGCGCGGATGGGCGCAGCTGCACCGCGACCTGGACACGGAAACGGCGGCCGACGCCCTGGTGGTCGACGTCCGTCGCAACCGCGGCGGGCACACCTCCCCGCTGGTGGCCGAGGCCATCAGCAAGCGCATGGACGCCTGGGCCATCTCGCGCGGGCACGGGCCGGAGATCTACCCGGCCCAGTCACCCCGTGGTCCCGTGGTGGTGCTGACGGACGAGTTTGCCGGATCCGACGGCGACATCATCACCGCGGTGGCGAAGCTGCGCGGGATTGGCCCCGTGATCGGCATGCGCACCTGGGGCGGCGTCGTGGGGATCGACGGGAAGTTCTCCCTGGCGGACGGCACGGGCGTCACACAGCCCCGCTACGCCTTCTGGTTCCGGGAAGGGCAGGGCTTCCACGTGGAAAATTACGGCGTCGACCCGGACATCGAGGTGCCGTTCGCGCCCCACGACCACCTGGCCGGCAACGACCCCCAGCTGGAGGCGGCCATCGGAGTCCTGCTGGAGATGCAGCGCGAGATCCCCACGGTGCGTCCGCCCGAGCTGGCCGGCTACCGGAACCTGGCCACCGCGCCGCTCCCGCCCCGCCCCTAA
- a CDS encoding OsmC family peroxiredoxin, which translates to MATIRNAHTGWVGDLPTGTGQVTLDSSGLGTFDITWKARAEAAEGKTSPEELIAAAHSSCFAMAFSNALSEEGKAADYVNTSAAVTFVPGTGITGSHLTLAAKIPGISQEDFDRVANAAKAGCPVSAALAGIEITLDATLDA; encoded by the coding sequence ATGGCTACGATTCGCAACGCCCACACCGGATGGGTCGGCGACCTTCCCACCGGCACCGGACAGGTCACGCTGGACAGTTCCGGGCTCGGCACGTTTGACATCACCTGGAAGGCCCGCGCCGAAGCCGCCGAGGGCAAGACCAGCCCCGAAGAGCTCATCGCCGCGGCTCACTCGTCCTGCTTCGCCATGGCCTTCAGCAACGCGCTCAGCGAAGAAGGCAAGGCTGCCGACTATGTCAACACCTCCGCCGCCGTCACCTTCGTTCCCGGCACCGGCATCACGGGCAGCCACCTGACCCTCGCGGCCAAGATCCCGGGCATCAGCCAGGAGGACTTTGACCGCGTCGCCAACGCGGCCAAGGCAGGCTGCCCCGTCTCGGCGGCCCTGGCCGGGATTGAAATCACCCTCGACGCCACGCTCGACGCGTAG